Below is a genomic region from Gloeocapsa sp. DLM2.Bin57.
AATAAATCATAACCTACCATTACCAGATATCCTAACCCTGTTAAGATTATTGCTCCTAGTTTATGCAGTTTCGGAATACCTTGTAAATATTGCCAAATATTCTGCCAACTATCGTTTTTGAGTTCATGAGTGATAGTTTTTACGGAAAAAGTTAATAAAACTACCATTAAAACAATAGGCAGAATTTGAGAGAGACGTTTAAAAACAGGCGATCGCAGCATAAGAGAAAGTTAATTTTGGTTTTCTGTGATCAGCAACTAGTGGTGACTAAGACGATTTGTCAGTCTAAAAGGGAGAATGATACCGATAAATTGAGCAAAGATAGTGTTGATATTGGCTTGAATTACCAACATATCTAAAGGCTCGATCAATTGACTAGCGTTGTAAACTGTTAGCCCTTCTACCTGAGTAAGAGACTTAGCAATCAAAACACCGACTACAGCTTCAACCCCAAGTAAAGTTAGTATTATACCGACGGTATTGATGGTTAAACCTTGTTCTAAAAGCTTAATAACTGCTGATTTTTTGGGATGTATCCCTTCCTCAAAAGTGCTCAATTCCTCAGCTAAGCGAGTATAGCGAAAAGCCCAATACACTCCTAGCATTAGTGTTATTAAACCACCGAAAGCAAATAATAATCCCGACCCAGACATAAAATTGTTTGCCTTAAGGTTAAAATTTGGATCGCCTAGGGCAAAAACTAAAATTGCCCCTGAAATTACAGCCAACGTAATCTGTATCCAAAAAATAATCCATCCCGTGTTGCGAAGAATTACAGCGAACTCTTGAGGCAGCAAAGAACGAGGTTGTGTTTTAAAAGAAGTCATATTTTACCTGATGATTCATTGATATATTATCCTAACAATTGCGGGATAGTTTGGCAAGGTTAAGATTTCATAGTTATTTTTTGGGGGTGTAACTTTTAGCTTGACTGGTGTTTCCTGATAAATACACCTTCTCATTAGCTTTAACTGATTGGAAAAAATCAACCATAGGGCGAGGATAATCTCTAACATTATATAAGCGTTGTTCTTCTGATGATAGTTTCCAAGGTTGGTGAATTTTATCTCCTGGAATTAAAGCTAATTCTGGTAACCAATGTTTTAGGTATTTACCCTGTGGATCGTAATCTTTTGATTGTTTAGGAATATTAAAATAACGAAAACCGCGCGCGTCATTCCCAACTCCTGCGGTATAATTCCAATTTCCCCAATTACTACAGACATCATAATCAATTAACAGAGATTCAAACCATTCTGCACCCATAATCCAATTAATACCGAGATTTTTAGTGAGAAAACTAGCTACATTTTGTCTCCCTCGATTCGACATAAAACCTGTACTAGCTAACTCACGCATATTAGCATCTACTAAAGGATATCCTGTTTTTCCTTGTTGCCAAAGTTGCAATTGTTGCCAATTTTCTTGCCAAGGTAAAGAGAGTTTTTGTAATCCTGAAAGTTGAAAAATTTTGTTTTTATGTTTAACAGCAATAAACCGAAAAAAATCCCGCCAGAGTAATTCAAATACTAACCAATAGGTAGAATCATTTTTAACTCTTTGGGTTTCATAAGTTTTAATTTCTTGGTAAATATAACGAGGAGATAAACAACCACAAGCTAACCAAGGAGAAAATTTAGAAGAGTAATCAGCCCCTAACATTCCGTTACGGGTTTCTTTATAAACTTTTAGTCTATCTTCTCGCCAAAAATAAGTTTTTACTCTCTCTAAACCCGCGCTTTCTCCTCCTGGAAACTTTAAGACTCCCCTAGCATCTCGGGTGATTGTTGCTAAACCTAAATCAGCTAAATTTGGTATTTCCCCTGTGTCTAAAGCAGGAATCTGTGTTAACTTATCAGGAGTAGTATATATATCCCTAATCGGGGTACTTTTTTCGACAGATTTACGAAAATTAGTAAATAATTCGGGTAATTCAGTGAGAGAATAGGGTAAATCTTCAGGATGAGATAAACTCGCTCCCCAAAAAGATTTGACGGGAATTTTCAGAGCCTTTTTAAGGGCTTTTTCTACGGCTAATTCTTCTGCGGTTGCTTCTTGATGATAATAAACAGCTTCAATATTTAAGCTTTCTACTAGTGAGGGTATAATAACTTCTGCTAAACCCTTTCTAATGATTAAATCACTCCCTAATTTTTGCAGAGATGAACGTAAATTAGCGACACTTTCTAATAAAAATTGAGCTCGAAAACTACCAGTTTTAGGAAACCCAAAAGAAGTAGTAGTAAAATGGCGATCGTCAAAACAATAAAAAGGAATAACTTGGGCTTGTTGAGCAATAGCTCGGTATAATGGCTCGTGATCATGTAAACGTAAATCATTACGATACCAAATTAAAATTTTGCTTGGTTTCATATTGCTATAATAGTATAAAGTTTGTTGAAGTAGCGATGAGTAGTCTTTTAATTTCTTTAGTTAACTGGTATCGTCAATCTATTCGTAGCCCCCGTTACGGTTGGTTAGTAGTCGCTGCTAGTTTAGTATATTTGTTTAGTCCTTTTGACTTGTCACCAGATTTTATCCCCATTTTGGGTCAAATTGATGATATCGTGATTATAACTGTTTTAGCAACAGAACTTTTAAATATTATCTCAAGTAGTTGGAGTCCTCCTGAAGCTTCAAAAATTAACTCTGATGAAGTAGATGGAGAGGTAATCGACGTTGAATCAGTTTCTATAGATTAAGCATAATGTCAGAAATAAAAAAACTCTTGTTGGTAGATGATGAACCAGGGGTAAGGGAATCGGTTAAAGCATACCTAGAAGATAATCCCGAATTCCAAGTTACAGTAGCTAGTAACGCTACTCAAGCTTGGGAATTGTTACAGCAAGATATACCCGATTTGATTATATCTGATGTGATGATGCCCCAAGTAGATGGTTATAAATTTCTCGCACAATTACGCGAAGATACTCGTTTTGTTTCTCTACCAGTGGTTTTTCTTACCGCAAAAGGCATGACAAGCGATCGCATTCAAGGTTATCAAGCAGGATGTGACGCTTATCTTTCTAAACCCTTTGACCCCGAAGAGTTAGAAGCGATCGTCAAAAATTTACTGGAACGTCGGGAACAACTGACTGATAATAGTGGTGGAGATTTATCTAAAATCGCCCTAGAATTAGAACAAATCAAGGGAATGTTGGGACAAAAAACACCCCTAGGAGTAGGTAATGAGTCTTTACAAATAGATTTAACTCCTAGAGAACGCAGTGTACTAGATTTAGTTGCTCAAGGTTTGATGAATAAAGAAATAGCTAGTCGTCTCAATACTAGCGTTAGAAATGTGGAAAAATACGTTAGTCGTCTTTTTAGTAAAACTGGTACTAATAGTCGTACAGAATTAGTACGTTTCGCTTTAAAACAAGGTTTGACTGATTGATTAGTGCTAACATATCAAACAAATTTGATATATACTTTGCTGTGGAAACAGCAAAATAGCCATTTATGTCAACACCTACAACTTATTGAGCGCGCATCGCCATTGTAATTAAACCCTGTTGTCCGAGGAGAATCTCTCGGATTAAACTAAAGATACCCACCCAGATAATGGGGCTGATGTCAACACCCCCTAAAGGTGGTATAATCTTACGTGTAGGAGCTAAAAAAGGTTCTGTAGGCAAAGCTACTAAACTAAATGGTAAACTACTCAAATTAACTTGGGGATACCAGGTCAATATAATTCGGAAAATAAACAAAAAGGTCATGATTCCGAGTACAATACTCAAAATAAGGGGAGTCATGCTTTACAAAAATTAATAATTAACTAATCTAAATTATAGCAGTAAAAAATACTTAACAACTTTTTTCTAAGTTAGAATACATACATAATAGCCAACAATACCCCCGATTATTCAGCTCAGGAGGAGCTTTGAAACAACTAAATGAACGCTGATGAACTGCTTAGGAAATATGCAGCAGGAGAGAGAAATTTTAGTCGTCTTGATTTACATCGCGCCGATTTAATCCGTTTTACCCTCAAAGAAGCCAATTTAGCTCGTTGTGATTTAGATTGGGCTGATTTAAGTGGAGCTGATTTAAGAGGAGCGAATCTCAAAGGTGCTTATCTCAATTCAGCTCGTTTACTAGGGGCTAAACTGATTAGAGTAAATCTCCAAGGAGCTGATTTAAGTGGGGCTGACTTAACTTGGGTTAATCTTGATGGAGCTAACCTCAGTGGAGCTGATTTGAGT
It encodes:
- a CDS encoding DNA-binding response regulator, producing the protein MSEIKKLLLVDDEPGVRESVKAYLEDNPEFQVTVASNATQAWELLQQDIPDLIISDVMMPQVDGYKFLAQLREDTRFVSLPVVFLTAKGMTSDRIQGYQAGCDAYLSKPFDPEELEAIVKNLLERREQLTDNSGGDLSKIALELEQIKGMLGQKTPLGVGNESLQIDLTPRERSVLDLVAQGLMNKEIASRLNTSVRNVEKYVSRLFSKTGTNSRTELVRFALKQGLTD
- a CDS encoding YggT family protein, whose product is MTPLILSIVLGIMTFLFIFRIILTWYPQVNLSSLPFSLVALPTEPFLAPTRKIIPPLGGVDISPIIWVGIFSLIREILLGQQGLITMAMRAQ
- a CDS encoding DUF1232 domain-containing protein, which produces MSSLLISLVNWYRQSIRSPRYGWLVVAASLVYLFSPFDLSPDFIPILGQIDDIVIITVLATELLNIISSSWSPPEASKINSDEVDGEVIDVESVSID
- a CDS encoding DASH family cryptochrome, with translation MKPSKILIWYRNDLRLHDHEPLYRAIAQQAQVIPFYCFDDRHFTTTSFGFPKTGSFRAQFLLESVANLRSSLQKLGSDLIIRKGLAEVIIPSLVESLNIEAVYYHQEATAEELAVEKALKKALKIPVKSFWGASLSHPEDLPYSLTELPELFTNFRKSVEKSTPIRDIYTTPDKLTQIPALDTGEIPNLADLGLATITRDARGVLKFPGGESAGLERVKTYFWREDRLKVYKETRNGMLGADYSSKFSPWLACGCLSPRYIYQEIKTYETQRVKNDSTYWLVFELLWRDFFRFIAVKHKNKIFQLSGLQKLSLPWQENWQQLQLWQQGKTGYPLVDANMRELASTGFMSNRGRQNVASFLTKNLGINWIMGAEWFESLLIDYDVCSNWGNWNYTAGVGNDARGFRYFNIPKQSKDYDPQGKYLKHWLPELALIPGDKIHQPWKLSSEEQRLYNVRDYPRPMVDFFQSVKANEKVYLSGNTSQAKSYTPKK
- a CDS encoding DUF3611 family protein; protein product: MTSFKTQPRSLLPQEFAVILRNTGWIIFWIQITLAVISGAILVFALGDPNFNLKANNFMSGSGLLFAFGGLITLMLGVYWAFRYTRLAEELSTFEEGIHPKKSAVIKLLEQGLTINTVGIILTLLGVEAVVGVLIAKSLTQVEGLTVYNASQLIEPLDMLVIQANINTIFAQFIGIILPFRLTNRLSHH